One Marinibacterium anthonyi genomic region harbors:
- the dgt_1 gene encoding Deoxyguanosinetriphosphate triphosphohydrolase, giving the protein MSTWNARREAWNPQKEDARNIGDVDYGRVIHSASFRRLQGKTQILNLGDSDFYRTRLTHSLEVAQIAGGLAVQLARSFADHPATVTLPDRSQIHAIACSHDLGHPPFGHGGEVALNYCMRDAEGFEGNGQTLRLLARLENFSAAAGANLSRRSMLGVLKYPVALSVLRNSELRPQLQEGPSVLRTIDLKASTPPKGYLDSETDVVDWILEPLCNADQDAFTSIEKREGKHARTLHKSLDCSIMDVADDIAYGVHDLEDAIALRLVTERQFRDLVPEESCKSFVEERRLKGPTESNAPYEAMVDGLFGDSNTRKRWISRWVNHLITPVRFIERPEFQDPLLRWRVEIPEGHARFLKALKELVMQVVIRSPGVQHLEFKGQSMVVSVFEAMQSDPERLLPRDAHAKLEAAGGDLRQISDFVAGMTDTYLLKTYERLFEPRMGSVFDKL; this is encoded by the coding sequence TTGAGTACCTGGAATGCTCGCCGAGAGGCCTGGAACCCGCAGAAGGAAGACGCCCGAAATATCGGGGATGTCGACTATGGCCGGGTGATCCATTCGGCATCATTCAGAAGATTGCAGGGCAAGACCCAGATCCTGAATCTCGGCGACAGTGATTTTTATCGCACGCGCCTGACGCATTCCTTGGAAGTGGCTCAGATCGCCGGCGGGCTCGCAGTCCAGCTCGCGCGCAGTTTCGCCGATCACCCGGCAACGGTAACTCTCCCGGATCGCAGCCAAATCCATGCGATCGCCTGCTCCCACGACCTGGGCCACCCTCCTTTCGGCCATGGCGGTGAAGTCGCACTGAACTACTGCATGCGCGATGCGGAAGGGTTCGAGGGCAACGGCCAGACCCTGCGTCTCCTGGCACGGCTCGAAAACTTCTCTGCCGCTGCGGGGGCCAACCTGTCACGCCGTTCCATGCTTGGCGTCTTGAAATACCCTGTTGCACTCTCAGTGTTGCGAAACTCCGAACTGCGCCCGCAGTTGCAGGAGGGCCCTTCGGTTCTGCGAACGATTGACTTGAAAGCCTCGACGCCGCCAAAGGGCTATCTCGACAGCGAAACCGACGTCGTCGACTGGATTCTCGAACCGCTCTGCAATGCTGATCAAGATGCCTTCACTTCTATCGAAAAGCGCGAAGGCAAGCATGCCCGCACTCTACATAAGTCTCTCGATTGCAGCATCATGGACGTCGCAGACGATATTGCCTACGGGGTCCATGATCTGGAGGATGCCATTGCCCTTCGGCTCGTCACAGAGCGCCAATTCAGAGACCTCGTTCCTGAGGAATCCTGCAAGAGCTTTGTCGAAGAAAGGCGGCTGAAGGGCCCCACCGAGAGCAACGCCCCATACGAGGCCATGGTCGACGGACTGTTTGGCGACAGCAACACGCGCAAGCGCTGGATCAGCCGGTGGGTCAATCATCTGATTACACCCGTCCGTTTCATCGAACGCCCCGAATTCCAAGACCCCTTGCTCCGCTGGCGCGTCGAGATTCCAGAAGGTCACGCCCGCTTCCTCAAGGCCCTGAAAGAGCTTGTAATGCAGGTGGTTATTCGCAGTCCGGGCGTACAACATCTCGAATTCAAGGGGCAATCCATGGTTGTATCGGTCTTTGAAGCAATGCAATCAGATCCAGAACGTTTGCTGCCGCGCGATGCGCATGCGAAATTGGAAGCAGCAGGTGGCGACCTCCGGCAAATCAGCGATTTCGTGGCCGGTATGACAGACACCTATCTGCTAAAGACCTATGAAAGGCTGTTCGAGCCGAGGATGGGCTCAGTGTTCGACAAGCTTTAG
- the yhaO gene encoding putative metallophosphoesterase YhaO produces the protein MRNSDLRDTIAAASRSAFSRLIDFAISEGVSAILISGDLFDGKERSARTGAFLMAELDRLGDAGIRVFYIKGNHDAENPITGTLDLPAHVHPFDARGGMEPLTDDIVIHGVSFADRHAPDSLLPRFKPPVPGAVNIAMLHSSLGGAVGHDIYAPCSLADLAGMGFDYWALGHIHKRQVHSAAPWIVMPGTPQGRDIGEYGPKSATLLTIDQGRIDISEVPSSVVEFAQSELDVTETESDEALRGLLKSHLSAMHNEIAAPIGVIRLILTGKPKRHWQILRDRDVWIEQLNVLAQATGDLWIDKLLFDLSPPDATEGASGAADELATIMATIRDDPGFAALARDEVETVMQDLPVALRERLMADEAARDALVDKLTKAGADLVLAQMKGAGH, from the coding sequence TTGCGCAACTCCGACCTGCGCGACACGATTGCCGCGGCCTCCCGGTCCGCCTTTAGCCGACTTATCGACTTCGCCATTTCCGAAGGCGTCTCGGCCATTCTGATTTCCGGCGATTTGTTCGATGGGAAAGAGCGCAGCGCAAGAACGGGCGCCTTCCTGATGGCCGAGCTCGACCGCCTTGGCGATGCGGGGATCAGGGTTTTCTACATCAAAGGCAATCATGATGCCGAGAACCCGATCACCGGAACGCTCGATCTGCCTGCCCACGTTCACCCTTTCGATGCACGCGGCGGCATGGAACCGCTGACAGACGACATCGTGATCCACGGTGTCAGCTTCGCGGACCGTCACGCGCCCGACAGCCTTCTGCCGCGCTTCAAACCGCCGGTCCCGGGCGCGGTGAATATCGCCATGCTGCACAGCTCGCTGGGCGGTGCGGTGGGCCATGATATCTATGCCCCCTGCAGCCTCGCCGATCTGGCCGGCATGGGGTTCGATTATTGGGCGCTCGGCCATATCCACAAACGGCAGGTCCATTCGGCCGCTCCCTGGATTGTAATGCCCGGCACCCCGCAGGGGCGCGATATAGGCGAGTACGGCCCAAAATCCGCAACGCTGCTGACCATCGATCAGGGCCGGATCGACATTAGCGAAGTGCCCAGTTCCGTCGTTGAATTCGCCCAAAGCGAACTGGATGTGACAGAGACGGAGAGCGACGAGGCTCTGCGCGGGCTGCTGAAGTCCCACCTGAGTGCGATGCACAACGAGATCGCGGCGCCGATCGGCGTGATCCGACTGATTTTGACCGGAAAGCCGAAGCGACACTGGCAAATCCTACGTGATCGCGATGTCTGGATCGAACAGTTGAACGTGCTTGCCCAGGCCACCGGGGATCTCTGGATCGACAAACTCCTGTTCGACCTTTCGCCGCCGGACGCAACCGAAGGCGCAAGCGGCGCCGCCGACGAACTGGCGACGATCATGGCAACGATCCGCGACGACCCCGGGTTTGCAGCCCTCGCCCGTGACGAGGTCGAGACCGTCATGCAGGATCTGCCCGTTGCCCTGCGCGAACGGTTGATGGCGGATGAGGCCGCGCGCGATGCGCTGGTGGATAAATTGACCAAGGCGGGCGCCGATCTCGTCCTGGCGCAGATGAAGGGGGCCGGACACTGA
- a CDS encoding hypothetical protein (putative conserved protein), with amino-acid sequence MRIQRLSLDRFGHFTDRRFDFGSASDGHDFHIIYGPNEAGKTTTMEAVLRLFYGFPLREGYAFKHPRNNLQVSARLDIDGVLRDFTRLPTRSGSLVDATGTALPEAALSAHLAGLSEEDYRRLLCLDDETIERGGEEIANAEGDIGRLLFSAAAGVADLSSVLDGVRERADALWKKRGRTTRMAELKRALADVEKQIKDRDVTVSAWKALKRDLGKAQEAERETRKTRDALNLTKARMEAQRRALPLMGEIRDLEQAIAPFATYPDHLDFDPERLIELHRDRGLATQNIARLTEEIASLTADRESLALDPKLLDLSTTLAALEDLAARDRTAQLDLDRREDERQAAEASMQQAAWDLGVTPPDVDLKRLVLSGADLASLESARETFRETISQEKIEARETAELKERVIAATEAMQDGAPADAERPRVADILLRFDAETLAPAYAAAQQAIADMKIKARRSLAALSSAGVTFDHLPACPTSRHQATSWAERHQDLLHDLRTTTEKRDEHLEDAEARGAQAKSLARDAKLISDADAEDLRARRDARWAEHLAALDRQTAADFHEAMQGHDIAAEARLAQSRELAQLREIGQAEAQARARAAQADKRLETLREERTNIEASVSAAAAQVGLPDSITPAEWLDWRLNHEAANDDAQALRDTEEVNHSILQQADALLAELTRTLPFPPADLTGALAAARRQAEEDRKQVDAHTKAEATLRQAQRDLARREERHADALKAREDAKRTWLAMIHDLLGEALPPERLEASLEPLRALREHENARAAGERRISTMQADQKQFAQEVDSLARAHEQDPHATAAKTFAALKALAEQARTAQEAARKLDTSTDTAEAELIKNKDRQNAIDQEVETIATLFPDTITSGDIDALREAAIRTQKAIENRVALEKITRQVLSELDTTDIETARAQLAETSVAALEGELDSNRSDLTHAEDELTQAIQNRTAAEYALAEVKGDDRVAELVEQKATLELQLEDAALEHLELSLGHHLASGAIRRYRDSHRSGMLTATEECFASLTQGAYPTLSTQMDKESEILLAVDGNGVSKRAAEMSKGTRFQLYLALRAAAHEQLVAQGTRLPFFCDDIFETFDEARTSAACRVMEAIGGRGQAIYLTHHRHVVEIAKSVCATPPVIHEL; translated from the coding sequence ATGCGGATCCAACGCCTTTCCCTGGACCGTTTCGGCCATTTCACCGACCGGCGATTCGACTTTGGATCGGCCTCCGATGGCCATGATTTTCACATCATCTATGGCCCGAACGAAGCCGGCAAGACCACCACGATGGAAGCCGTCCTACGGCTATTCTACGGTTTCCCACTGCGCGAGGGCTATGCTTTCAAGCATCCGCGCAATAACCTCCAAGTCTCGGCCAGGCTGGATATCGACGGTGTCTTGCGTGATTTCACGCGGCTGCCGACGCGCAGCGGATCGCTGGTCGACGCGACCGGCACCGCGCTGCCGGAGGCTGCCCTGTCAGCCCATCTCGCGGGATTGTCCGAAGAGGATTACCGCCGCCTGCTCTGCCTCGACGACGAGACGATCGAACGCGGCGGCGAAGAGATCGCGAATGCCGAAGGGGATATCGGGCGCCTGCTCTTCTCCGCTGCAGCGGGCGTGGCCGACCTTAGCAGCGTTCTGGACGGCGTCCGCGAGCGGGCCGACGCGCTATGGAAAAAACGCGGACGCACCACCCGCATGGCCGAGTTGAAACGCGCCTTGGCCGATGTGGAAAAGCAGATCAAAGACCGAGACGTGACCGTCAGCGCCTGGAAGGCCCTCAAGCGGGATCTGGGGAAGGCGCAAGAGGCCGAACGGGAGACGCGCAAGACGCGGGATGCGCTGAATCTAACAAAGGCGCGCATGGAGGCGCAGCGGCGTGCCCTGCCCCTGATGGGCGAGATACGGGACCTGGAACAGGCGATTGCCCCTTTCGCGACCTATCCCGATCATCTGGATTTCGATCCGGAACGGCTGATCGAGCTACACAGAGATCGCGGGCTGGCCACACAGAATATCGCACGCTTGACCGAGGAGATCGCGAGCCTCACGGCAGATCGCGAATCCCTCGCTCTGGATCCGAAACTTCTTGATCTCTCGACCACGCTAGCGGCGCTAGAGGACCTCGCCGCGCGGGATCGCACCGCACAGCTCGACCTCGACAGGCGCGAGGACGAACGGCAGGCCGCGGAGGCATCTATGCAGCAGGCCGCATGGGATCTTGGGGTCACCCCGCCTGACGTCGATCTGAAAAGGCTGGTCCTGTCGGGCGCCGATCTTGCGTCTCTGGAGAGTGCCAGGGAAACTTTCCGCGAGACTATTTCCCAAGAGAAGATCGAGGCTCGCGAAACCGCCGAATTGAAAGAGCGGGTGATCGCCGCGACCGAAGCCATGCAGGATGGCGCGCCCGCGGATGCGGAACGCCCACGGGTAGCAGATATTCTGCTGCGCTTCGATGCGGAGACCCTCGCCCCTGCCTACGCCGCAGCGCAACAGGCGATCGCGGATATGAAGATCAAGGCGCGGCGATCCCTGGCTGCGCTCTCATCCGCAGGCGTCACTTTCGATCATCTGCCTGCCTGCCCGACCTCCCGCCACCAAGCAACGAGCTGGGCCGAGCGCCACCAGGACTTGCTTCACGACCTGCGCACGACGACGGAGAAGCGCGACGAGCATCTGGAGGATGCGGAGGCCCGCGGGGCTCAGGCCAAATCACTGGCCCGGGACGCGAAGCTCATCTCGGATGCCGATGCTGAGGATCTGCGCGCGCGGCGCGATGCACGCTGGGCGGAGCATCTTGCCGCCTTGGACAGACAGACCGCCGCCGACTTCCACGAGGCGATGCAAGGGCATGATATCGCTGCCGAAGCGCGATTGGCGCAGTCCCGCGAACTGGCACAGCTCCGCGAAATCGGCCAGGCCGAAGCCCAGGCCCGCGCCCGTGCGGCTCAGGCGGACAAACGCCTGGAAACCCTTCGTGAAGAACGCACCAATATCGAGGCCTCGGTCAGCGCGGCGGCGGCTCAGGTTGGCCTTCCAGACAGCATCACGCCTGCCGAATGGTTGGACTGGAGGCTAAATCACGAGGCGGCCAACGACGATGCCCAGGCCCTGCGCGACACAGAAGAGGTCAATCATTCCATCCTCCAACAAGCGGACGCCCTGCTGGCCGAGCTGACCCGGACCCTGCCCTTTCCCCCAGCAGACCTGACCGGCGCCCTAGCTGCGGCCCGGCGCCAGGCCGAGGAAGACCGCAAGCAAGTCGACGCCCATACGAAGGCTGAGGCGACCCTGCGACAGGCGCAGCGGGATCTTGCCCGGCGCGAAGAGCGTCACGCAGACGCGCTTAAGGCAAGGGAGGATGCGAAGAGGACTTGGCTCGCAATGATCCACGACCTTCTCGGAGAGGCATTGCCCCCCGAACGCCTGGAGGCCTCGCTGGAGCCCCTGCGCGCTTTGCGCGAACACGAAAACGCACGCGCCGCGGGCGAGCGTCGGATCTCAACCATGCAGGCAGATCAAAAACAGTTCGCCCAGGAGGTCGACAGCCTGGCACGCGCCCATGAGCAGGACCCACACGCAACGGCGGCAAAGACATTCGCCGCGCTCAAAGCCCTGGCGGAACAAGCGCGCACGGCCCAGGAGGCCGCCAGAAAACTCGACACCTCCACAGACACTGCAGAGGCCGAGTTGATCAAAAACAAGGATAGGCAAAACGCCATCGACCAAGAGGTCGAGACAATCGCCACGCTCTTCCCCGATACGATTACATCGGGCGACATCGACGCCCTGCGCGAGGCCGCAATCCGCACGCAGAAAGCAATCGAGAACCGCGTCGCGCTGGAGAAAATCACCCGCCAAGTCCTGTCCGAACTGGACACGACCGACATCGAGACAGCCCGCGCCCAGCTTGCAGAGACCTCGGTCGCCGCATTGGAGGGCGAACTCGACAGCAACCGATCCGATCTTACCCATGCCGAGGATGAGCTAACCCAGGCCATTCAGAACCGCACAGCCGCCGAGTATGCCCTTGCCGAGGTGAAGGGAGACGACAGGGTTGCGGAATTGGTCGAGCAGAAAGCGACGCTGGAACTGCAGCTCGAAGACGCTGCCTTGGAGCATCTCGAACTTTCCCTGGGCCATCACCTCGCCTCCGGCGCCATCCGGCGCTACCGTGACAGCCATCGCAGTGGCATGTTGACCGCGACGGAAGAATGCTTCGCCAGTCTCACGCAAGGCGCCTATCCGACGCTGAGCACCCAGATGGACAAGGAGTCCGAGATTTTGCTCGCCGTCGATGGCAACGGGGTCAGCAAGCGTGCGGCTGAAATGTCGAAGGGCACGCGCTTCCAGCTATACTTAGCGCTGCGGGCAGCGGCCCATGAACAACTGGTCGCGCAGGGCACGAGGCTCCCGTTCTTTTGCGACGACATTTTCGAAACCTTCGACGAGGCGCGCACCAGCGCCGCCTGCCGCGTCATGGAAGCCATCGGCGGACGCGGCCAAGCGATTTACCTGACCCACCACCGTCACGTGGTCGAGATCGCAAAGAGCGTTTGCGCAACGCCTCCGGTCATTCATGAACTTTAA